One Ammospiza caudacuta isolate bAmmCau1 chromosome 11, bAmmCau1.pri, whole genome shotgun sequence genomic window carries:
- the MFF gene encoding mitochondrial fission factor isoform X6: protein MSGAAFPSPAAEMAEMNRLQYEMEYTEGISQRMRVPEKLKVAPQNSDLDKSSLEGFPNASVTMQVPERIVVAGNSEDIPFSRPADLDILQSTPFKPLALKTPPRVISLSDRPLDFLDLEKPPQQTPQSEEVRAVGRLKRERSMSENAARQNGQLARNDSMPMLRGGSAATTSSNPHHDNTRYTLSSFETTLEGTPDDMTVVDAASLRRQIIKLNRRLQLLEEENKERAKREMIMYSITVAFWLLNSWLWFRR from the exons ATGAGCGGGGCGGCGTTCCCGTCGCCGGCTGCCGAGATGGCCGAGATGAACCGGCTGCAGTACGAGATGGAATACACCGAGGGCATCAGCCAGCGCATGAGGGTCCCCGAGAAGCTCAAGGTGGCTCCTCAAAACTCTGACCTGGACAAGAGCAGCCTGGAAGGATTCCCAAATGCCAGTGTAACCATGCAGGTTCCAGAGCGGATTGTAGTGGCAG GTAATAGTGAAGACATTCCATTTTCCAGACCAGCAGACCTTGACATTCTTCAGTCTACTCCATTCAAACCACTGGCATTGAAAACTCCTCCCCGTGTTATTTCTCTTAGTGATCGACCGCTAGATTTTTTGGATCTAGAAAAACCTCCACAGCAGACACCTCAAAGTGAAGAG GTGCGCGCCGTGGGAAGGCTGAAGCGAGAGCGCTCCATGAGCGAGAACGCCGCGCGGCAGAACGGGCAGCTGGCCCGCAACGACTCCAT GCCAATGTTACGTGGTGGGTCAGCTGCTACCACCTCCTCTAACCCTCATCATGACAACACCAG ATACACTCTCTCCAGCTTTGAAACGACGCTCGAGGGAACCCCAGATGACATGACAGTCGTAGATGCTGCCTCCCTAAGAAGACAG ATAATCAAACTTAATCGCCGtctccagctcctggaagaagagaacaaagagcGTGCTAAGAGGGAAATGATCATGTATTCCATTACTGTAGCTTTCTGGCTACTCAATAGCTGGCTTTGGTTTCGGCGCTAG
- the MFF gene encoding mitochondrial fission factor isoform X7, which yields MSGAAFPSPAAEMAEMNRLQYEMEYTEGISQRMRVPEKLKVAPQNSDLDKSSLEGFPNASVTMQVPERIVVAGNSEDIPFSRPADLDILQSTPFKPLALKTPPRVISLSDRPLDFLDLEKPPQQTPQSEEVRAVGRLKRERSMSENAARQNGQLARNDSIYTLSSFETTLEGTPDDMTVVDAASLRRQIIKLNRRLQLLEEENKERAKREMIMYSITVAFWLLNSWLWFRR from the exons ATGAGCGGGGCGGCGTTCCCGTCGCCGGCTGCCGAGATGGCCGAGATGAACCGGCTGCAGTACGAGATGGAATACACCGAGGGCATCAGCCAGCGCATGAGGGTCCCCGAGAAGCTCAAGGTGGCTCCTCAAAACTCTGACCTGGACAAGAGCAGCCTGGAAGGATTCCCAAATGCCAGTGTAACCATGCAGGTTCCAGAGCGGATTGTAGTGGCAG GTAATAGTGAAGACATTCCATTTTCCAGACCAGCAGACCTTGACATTCTTCAGTCTACTCCATTCAAACCACTGGCATTGAAAACTCCTCCCCGTGTTATTTCTCTTAGTGATCGACCGCTAGATTTTTTGGATCTAGAAAAACCTCCACAGCAGACACCTCAAAGTGAAGAG GTGCGCGCCGTGGGAAGGCTGAAGCGAGAGCGCTCCATGAGCGAGAACGCCGCGCGGCAGAACGGGCAGCTGGCCCGCAACGACTCCAT ATACACTCTCTCCAGCTTTGAAACGACGCTCGAGGGAACCCCAGATGACATGACAGTCGTAGATGCTGCCTCCCTAAGAAGACAG ATAATCAAACTTAATCGCCGtctccagctcctggaagaagagaacaaagagcGTGCTAAGAGGGAAATGATCATGTATTCCATTACTGTAGCTTTCTGGCTACTCAATAGCTGGCTTTGGTTTCGGCGCTAG
- the MFF gene encoding mitochondrial fission factor isoform X1 has protein sequence MSGAAFPSPAAEMAEMNRLQYEMEYTEGISQRMRVPEKLKVAPQNSDLDKSSLEGFPNASVTMQVPERIVVAGNSEDIPFSRPADLDILQSTPFKPLALKTPPRVISLSDRPLDFLDLEKPPQQTPQSEEVRAVGRLKRERSMSENAARQNGQLARNDSMWHRSDTVPRNKMPRFQSPLSTKDCTVTPSLQQARVCPPNMLPEDGINLYSARGILSFIQSSTRRAYQQVLDVLDENRRPMLRGGSAATTSSNPHHDNTRYTLSSFETTLEGTPDDMTVVDAASLRRQIIKLNRRLQLLEEENKERAKREMIMYSITVAFWLLNSWLWFRR, from the exons ATGAGCGGGGCGGCGTTCCCGTCGCCGGCTGCCGAGATGGCCGAGATGAACCGGCTGCAGTACGAGATGGAATACACCGAGGGCATCAGCCAGCGCATGAGGGTCCCCGAGAAGCTCAAGGTGGCTCCTCAAAACTCTGACCTGGACAAGAGCAGCCTGGAAGGATTCCCAAATGCCAGTGTAACCATGCAGGTTCCAGAGCGGATTGTAGTGGCAG GTAATAGTGAAGACATTCCATTTTCCAGACCAGCAGACCTTGACATTCTTCAGTCTACTCCATTCAAACCACTGGCATTGAAAACTCCTCCCCGTGTTATTTCTCTTAGTGATCGACCGCTAGATTTTTTGGATCTAGAAAAACCTCCACAGCAGACACCTCAAAGTGAAGAG GTGCGCGCCGTGGGAAGGCTGAAGCGAGAGCGCTCCATGAGCGAGAACGCCGCGCGGCAGAACGGGCAGCTGGCCCGCAACGACTCCAT GTGGCACAGATCAGATACTGTCCCAAGAAATAAAATGCCACGGTTCCAGTCACCTCTTTCGACTAAGGATTGCAC TGTGACCCCATCACTGCAACAGGCCCGTGTCTGTCCTCCCAATATGTTACCTGAAGATGGAATTAATCTTTACTCTGCTCGTGGCATTTTGTCGTTTATCCAGTCTTCCACTCGTAGGGCTTACCAGCAGGTCTTGGATGTGCTGGATGAAAACCGCAG GCCAATGTTACGTGGTGGGTCAGCTGCTACCACCTCCTCTAACCCTCATCATGACAACACCAG ATACACTCTCTCCAGCTTTGAAACGACGCTCGAGGGAACCCCAGATGACATGACAGTCGTAGATGCTGCCTCCCTAAGAAGACAG ATAATCAAACTTAATCGCCGtctccagctcctggaagaagagaacaaagagcGTGCTAAGAGGGAAATGATCATGTATTCCATTACTGTAGCTTTCTGGCTACTCAATAGCTGGCTTTGGTTTCGGCGCTAG
- the MFF gene encoding mitochondrial fission factor isoform X2, which yields MSGAAFPSPAAEMAEMNRLQYEMEYTEGISQRMRVPEKLKVAPQNSDLDKSSLEGFPNASVTMQVPERIVVAGNSEDIPFSRPADLDILQSTPFKPLALKTPPRVISLSDRPLDFLDLEKPPQQTPQSEEVRAVGRLKRERSMSENAARQNGQLARNDSMWHRSDTVPRNKMPRFQSPLSTKDCTVTPSLQQARVCPPNMLPEDGINLYSARGILSFIQSSTRRAYQQVLDVLDENRRYTLSSFETTLEGTPDDMTVVDAASLRRQIIKLNRRLQLLEEENKERAKREMIMYSITVAFWLLNSWLWFRR from the exons ATGAGCGGGGCGGCGTTCCCGTCGCCGGCTGCCGAGATGGCCGAGATGAACCGGCTGCAGTACGAGATGGAATACACCGAGGGCATCAGCCAGCGCATGAGGGTCCCCGAGAAGCTCAAGGTGGCTCCTCAAAACTCTGACCTGGACAAGAGCAGCCTGGAAGGATTCCCAAATGCCAGTGTAACCATGCAGGTTCCAGAGCGGATTGTAGTGGCAG GTAATAGTGAAGACATTCCATTTTCCAGACCAGCAGACCTTGACATTCTTCAGTCTACTCCATTCAAACCACTGGCATTGAAAACTCCTCCCCGTGTTATTTCTCTTAGTGATCGACCGCTAGATTTTTTGGATCTAGAAAAACCTCCACAGCAGACACCTCAAAGTGAAGAG GTGCGCGCCGTGGGAAGGCTGAAGCGAGAGCGCTCCATGAGCGAGAACGCCGCGCGGCAGAACGGGCAGCTGGCCCGCAACGACTCCAT GTGGCACAGATCAGATACTGTCCCAAGAAATAAAATGCCACGGTTCCAGTCACCTCTTTCGACTAAGGATTGCAC TGTGACCCCATCACTGCAACAGGCCCGTGTCTGTCCTCCCAATATGTTACCTGAAGATGGAATTAATCTTTACTCTGCTCGTGGCATTTTGTCGTTTATCCAGTCTTCCACTCGTAGGGCTTACCAGCAGGTCTTGGATGTGCTGGATGAAAACCGCAG ATACACTCTCTCCAGCTTTGAAACGACGCTCGAGGGAACCCCAGATGACATGACAGTCGTAGATGCTGCCTCCCTAAGAAGACAG ATAATCAAACTTAATCGCCGtctccagctcctggaagaagagaacaaagagcGTGCTAAGAGGGAAATGATCATGTATTCCATTACTGTAGCTTTCTGGCTACTCAATAGCTGGCTTTGGTTTCGGCGCTAG
- the MFF gene encoding mitochondrial fission factor isoform X5 translates to MSGAAFPSPAAEMAEMNRLQYEMEYTEGISQRMRVPEKLKVAPQNSDLDKSSLEGFPNASVTMQVPERIVVAGNSEDIPFSRPADLDILQSTPFKPLALKTPPRVISLSDRPLDFLDLEKPPQQTPQSEEVRAVGRLKRERSMSENAARQNGQLARNDSMWHRSDTVPRNKMPRFQSPLSTKDCTPMLRGGSAATTSSNPHHDNTRYTLSSFETTLEGTPDDMTVVDAASLRRQIIKLNRRLQLLEEENKERAKREMIMYSITVAFWLLNSWLWFRR, encoded by the exons ATGAGCGGGGCGGCGTTCCCGTCGCCGGCTGCCGAGATGGCCGAGATGAACCGGCTGCAGTACGAGATGGAATACACCGAGGGCATCAGCCAGCGCATGAGGGTCCCCGAGAAGCTCAAGGTGGCTCCTCAAAACTCTGACCTGGACAAGAGCAGCCTGGAAGGATTCCCAAATGCCAGTGTAACCATGCAGGTTCCAGAGCGGATTGTAGTGGCAG GTAATAGTGAAGACATTCCATTTTCCAGACCAGCAGACCTTGACATTCTTCAGTCTACTCCATTCAAACCACTGGCATTGAAAACTCCTCCCCGTGTTATTTCTCTTAGTGATCGACCGCTAGATTTTTTGGATCTAGAAAAACCTCCACAGCAGACACCTCAAAGTGAAGAG GTGCGCGCCGTGGGAAGGCTGAAGCGAGAGCGCTCCATGAGCGAGAACGCCGCGCGGCAGAACGGGCAGCTGGCCCGCAACGACTCCAT GTGGCACAGATCAGATACTGTCCCAAGAAATAAAATGCCACGGTTCCAGTCACCTCTTTCGACTAAGGATTGCAC GCCAATGTTACGTGGTGGGTCAGCTGCTACCACCTCCTCTAACCCTCATCATGACAACACCAG ATACACTCTCTCCAGCTTTGAAACGACGCTCGAGGGAACCCCAGATGACATGACAGTCGTAGATGCTGCCTCCCTAAGAAGACAG ATAATCAAACTTAATCGCCGtctccagctcctggaagaagagaacaaagagcGTGCTAAGAGGGAAATGATCATGTATTCCATTACTGTAGCTTTCTGGCTACTCAATAGCTGGCTTTGGTTTCGGCGCTAG
- the MFF gene encoding mitochondrial fission factor isoform X3, whose amino-acid sequence MSGAAFPSPAAEMAEMNRLQYEMEYTEGISQRMRVPEKLKVAPQNSDLDKSSLEGFPNASVTMQVPERIVVAGNSEDIPFSRPADLDILQSTPFKPLALKTPPRVISLSDRPLDFLDLEKPPQQTPQSEEVRAVGRLKRERSMSENAARQNGQLARNDSIVTPSLQQARVCPPNMLPEDGINLYSARGILSFIQSSTRRAYQQVLDVLDENRRPMLRGGSAATTSSNPHHDNTRYTLSSFETTLEGTPDDMTVVDAASLRRQIIKLNRRLQLLEEENKERAKREMIMYSITVAFWLLNSWLWFRR is encoded by the exons ATGAGCGGGGCGGCGTTCCCGTCGCCGGCTGCCGAGATGGCCGAGATGAACCGGCTGCAGTACGAGATGGAATACACCGAGGGCATCAGCCAGCGCATGAGGGTCCCCGAGAAGCTCAAGGTGGCTCCTCAAAACTCTGACCTGGACAAGAGCAGCCTGGAAGGATTCCCAAATGCCAGTGTAACCATGCAGGTTCCAGAGCGGATTGTAGTGGCAG GTAATAGTGAAGACATTCCATTTTCCAGACCAGCAGACCTTGACATTCTTCAGTCTACTCCATTCAAACCACTGGCATTGAAAACTCCTCCCCGTGTTATTTCTCTTAGTGATCGACCGCTAGATTTTTTGGATCTAGAAAAACCTCCACAGCAGACACCTCAAAGTGAAGAG GTGCGCGCCGTGGGAAGGCTGAAGCGAGAGCGCTCCATGAGCGAGAACGCCGCGCGGCAGAACGGGCAGCTGGCCCGCAACGACTCCAT TGTGACCCCATCACTGCAACAGGCCCGTGTCTGTCCTCCCAATATGTTACCTGAAGATGGAATTAATCTTTACTCTGCTCGTGGCATTTTGTCGTTTATCCAGTCTTCCACTCGTAGGGCTTACCAGCAGGTCTTGGATGTGCTGGATGAAAACCGCAG GCCAATGTTACGTGGTGGGTCAGCTGCTACCACCTCCTCTAACCCTCATCATGACAACACCAG ATACACTCTCTCCAGCTTTGAAACGACGCTCGAGGGAACCCCAGATGACATGACAGTCGTAGATGCTGCCTCCCTAAGAAGACAG ATAATCAAACTTAATCGCCGtctccagctcctggaagaagagaacaaagagcGTGCTAAGAGGGAAATGATCATGTATTCCATTACTGTAGCTTTCTGGCTACTCAATAGCTGGCTTTGGTTTCGGCGCTAG
- the MFF gene encoding mitochondrial fission factor isoform X4, producing MSGAAFPSPAAEMAEMNRLQYEMEYTEGISQRMRVPEKLKVAPQNSDLDKSSLEGFPNASVTMQVPERIVVAGNSEDIPFSRPADLDILQSTPFKPLALKTPPRVISLSDRPLDFLDLEKPPQQTPQSEEVRAVGRLKRERSMSENAARQNGQLARNDSIVTPSLQQARVCPPNMLPEDGINLYSARGILSFIQSSTRRAYQQVLDVLDENRRYTLSSFETTLEGTPDDMTVVDAASLRRQIIKLNRRLQLLEEENKERAKREMIMYSITVAFWLLNSWLWFRR from the exons ATGAGCGGGGCGGCGTTCCCGTCGCCGGCTGCCGAGATGGCCGAGATGAACCGGCTGCAGTACGAGATGGAATACACCGAGGGCATCAGCCAGCGCATGAGGGTCCCCGAGAAGCTCAAGGTGGCTCCTCAAAACTCTGACCTGGACAAGAGCAGCCTGGAAGGATTCCCAAATGCCAGTGTAACCATGCAGGTTCCAGAGCGGATTGTAGTGGCAG GTAATAGTGAAGACATTCCATTTTCCAGACCAGCAGACCTTGACATTCTTCAGTCTACTCCATTCAAACCACTGGCATTGAAAACTCCTCCCCGTGTTATTTCTCTTAGTGATCGACCGCTAGATTTTTTGGATCTAGAAAAACCTCCACAGCAGACACCTCAAAGTGAAGAG GTGCGCGCCGTGGGAAGGCTGAAGCGAGAGCGCTCCATGAGCGAGAACGCCGCGCGGCAGAACGGGCAGCTGGCCCGCAACGACTCCAT TGTGACCCCATCACTGCAACAGGCCCGTGTCTGTCCTCCCAATATGTTACCTGAAGATGGAATTAATCTTTACTCTGCTCGTGGCATTTTGTCGTTTATCCAGTCTTCCACTCGTAGGGCTTACCAGCAGGTCTTGGATGTGCTGGATGAAAACCGCAG ATACACTCTCTCCAGCTTTGAAACGACGCTCGAGGGAACCCCAGATGACATGACAGTCGTAGATGCTGCCTCCCTAAGAAGACAG ATAATCAAACTTAATCGCCGtctccagctcctggaagaagagaacaaagagcGTGCTAAGAGGGAAATGATCATGTATTCCATTACTGTAGCTTTCTGGCTACTCAATAGCTGGCTTTGGTTTCGGCGCTAG
- the MRPL44 gene encoding large ribosomal subunit protein mL44 gives MAARLLLRAARPLLAGAGRGTGLGTAFSTAPPPEKKRWLRAYQELQRLQAPPQRRSEKPNWDYHAEIQAFSHRVQENFALDLLKTAFVNPCYIESEEARRRQLGLDKDAVALQLQDNTGLAERGLRFARAYLARCFEGAYPELPAKGVEALVNFLTSRELVSYVAQNLSIQDLALCRDFPAPPDVLQRTFLAVIGALLESSGPERTGIFVRDFFIPQLIGKDLFEIWEVVNPMGLLLEELTKRNISAPEPRITRQLGVSTVLPVYFVGLYCDKKMLAEGPGETLLAAEEEAARVALRKLYGYTENRRPWDYSKPKQELAAEKETNKEKAISSN, from the exons ATGGCCGCGCGGCTGCTCCtgcgggcggcgcggccgctcctggccggggccgggcggggcacCGGGCTCGGCACCGCGTTCAGCACCGCGCCGCCCCCCGAAAAGAAGCGCTGGCTCCGGGCGTACCAGGAGCTGCAGCGGCTGCAGGCGCCTCCGCAGCGGCG GTCCGAGAAGCCCAACTGGGATTACCACGCGGAGATCCAGGCCTTCAGCCACCGGGTGCAGGAAAACTTCGCCCTGGACCTTCTCAAGACTGCGTTTGTTAACCCCTGCTACATCGAGAGCGAGGAGGCGAGGCGCcggcagctggggctggacaAGGACGCGGTCGCTCTTCAGCTGCAGGACAACACCGGCCTTGCGGAGCGAGGGCTGCGCTTCGCCCGCGCGTACCTGGCGCGATGCTTTGAAGGCGCCTACCCAGAGTTACCTGCAAAGGGCGTAGAAGCACTGGTTAATTTTCTGACCAGTCGCGAACTTGTCTCTTATGTGGCTCAAAACCTGTCCATACAGGACCTGGCGCTCTGCAGGGATTTTCCTGCCCCTCCAGACGTGCTGCAGAGGACGTTCCTCGCTGTGATAGGAgccctgctggaaagcagcGGGCCCGAGAGAACCGGGATCTTTGTCAGG GACTTTTTTATTCCGCAGCTGATTGGAAAAGATCTGTTTGAGATCTGGGAAGTTGTAAATCCTATGGGCTTACTGCTGGAAGAACTGACCAAGAGGAATATCTCTGCTCCAGAACCAAGAATTACCAGGCAGCTGGGAGTCAGCACAGTCCTGCCAGTCTACTTTGTTGGGTTGTACTG TGATAAGAAGATGTTAGCTGAAGGCCCTGGTGAAacactgctggctgcagaggaggaggctgcacGAGTGGCACTGCGGAAGCTCTATGGGTACACAGAGAACAGGAGACCTTGGGATTACTCCAAACCCAAACAAGAATTGGCagctgaaaaggaaacaaacaaggaaaaggCAATCAGCAGTAACTAG